Proteins encoded within one genomic window of Etheostoma cragini isolate CJK2018 chromosome 21, CSU_Ecrag_1.0, whole genome shotgun sequence:
- the LOC117936831 gene encoding uncharacterized protein LOC117936831 isoform X2 codes for MRGVQHLLLLAVLALLARCQQKPQVSMSPILTQIFSGDLFFLRCNSSTDGTKWYINNIEQMMTNDTWKISSASPKNSGSYQCKSGSNMQMSKAFSLKVLDYFPRASLTIKTGQPVVRPGDSVVLQLDHEEGLQGWKCFVYRAGKTMRIQLRLLNDSVSVVFQTKRLEIPETIFWCSDTNKQLRSNQITVRTSVKDVSLEMYPLPAVVGDSLILKCLAWGTDDISRTIFYQNNAVIQDGIGYTYQISDVKESARGTYKCAATFTHKARTEGQPYNVVSDDQDMFLHAPAIKAFLSANNGLSCSCPLCPNNIYYHWYYKNNGQPWTLLTHNQGFIMPKKSGTYACRAVWNDGRSSLSIGHVYQVPTFIITVVVIVLVIVVLVLVAVFVLIRYKKRHATGRIYEDMPLKSQGEYEMLRKGGQKEGEYDTLHPEAPGRQKKEGEYETLKKEEMTEGEYHTVRMEGAVGGEGGYEALKKEGRKEELYHTLGMEGAAGEGGGYEALKKEGRDKGVYHTLGMEGAAGEGGGYEALKKEGRKEGVYHTLGMEGAAGEMSEEVEKKEKE; via the exons ATGAGGGGGGTCCAACATCTGCTGCTCCTGGCAG TGCTCGCACTTCTGGCAAGATGTCAGCAAAAGCCCCAAG TTTCTATGTCCCCAATACTCACGCAGATCTTCTCTGGGGACTTATTTTTTCTGAGATGTAACAGCAGCACAGATGGGACCAAATGGTACATCAACAACATTGAACAAATGATGACAAACGACACCTGGAAGATAAGCAGTGCCTCACCCAAAAACTCAGGCTCTTATCAATGCAAGAGCGGAAGCAATATGCAAATGAGTAAAGCTTTCTCCCTTAAAGTCCTGG ATTACTTTCCCCGTGCCTCACTCACCATCAAGACAGGCCAGCCAGTGGTGCGGCCCGGCGATTCTGTTGTCCTGCAGCTTGACCATGAAGAGGGTCTGCAGGGATGGAAATGCTTTGTCTATAGGGCAGGGAAGACAATGCGGATTCAGTTGAGGTTGCTGAATGACAGTGTGAGTGTGGTCTTTCAAACCAAGAGACTGGAAATACCGGAGACCATTTTCTGGTGTAGTGATACTAACAAACAACTCAGAAGTAACCAAATCACAGTCAGGACCTCAG tgAAGGACGTTTCGCTGGAAATGTATCCTCTGCCCGCTGTAGTTGGGGACAGTCTGATTCTGAAGTGCCTTGCCTGGGGCACAGATGATATAAGCCGCACTATTTTCTACCAAAACAATGCAGTAATTCAGGACGGTATCGGTTACACCTACCAAATCTCTGATGTGAAAGAATCAGCAAGGGGAACTTATAAGTGTGCAGCCACCTTCACACACAAAGCGCGCACTGAAGGGCAGCCATACAATGTTGTCTCTGATGATCAAGATATGTTTCTCCATG caCCCGCTATAAAGGCATTTCTCTCAGCGAACAATGGCTTGTCATGTTCTTGTCCACTTTGTCCCAATAATATATACTACCATTGGTACTACAAAAATAATGGTCAGCCATGGACACTTTTGACTCACAACCAAGGATTCATAATGCCAAAAAAGAGTGGTACTTATGCATGTAGAGCAGTGTGGAACGACGGGAGGTCTTCTCTCAGCATTGGTCATGTTT aTCAAGTGCCAACATTCATTATAACAGTTGTAGTCATCGTGCTGGTGATTGTGGTTCTAGTTTTAGTAGCTGTTTTTGTTCTCATACGGTATAAGAAGAGACATGCCACAG GACGGATTTACGAGGATATGCCATTGAAGTCACAAGGCGAATATGAAATGTTGCGTAAGGGTGGCCAAAAGGAGGGCGAGTACGACACCCTTCACCCAGAAGCACCAGGCAGACAGAAGAAAGAGGGTGAATATGAGACActgaagaaagaggaaatgacAGAGGGGGAGTACCACACTGTTAGGATGGAGGGGGCAGTTGGTGGAGAGGGAGGGTATGAAGCACtgaagaaagagggaaggaaagaggagCTATACCACACCCTGGGGATGGAGGGGGCAGCAGGAGAAGGGGGGGGATACGAAGCACTGAAGAAAGAGGGAAGGGACAAGGGGGTATACCATACCCTGGGGATGGAGGGGGCAGCAGGAGAAGGGGGGGGATACGAAGCACtgaagaaagagggaaggaaagagggGGTATACCACACCTTGGGAATGGAGGGGGCAGCAGGTGAGATGAGTGAGGAAGtagagaagaaggagaaagagtgA
- the LOC117936831 gene encoding uncharacterized protein LOC117936831 isoform X1, which translates to MRGVQHLLLLAVLALLARCQQKPQAVVSMSPILTQIFSGDLFFLRCNSSTDGTKWYINNIEQMMTNDTWKISSASPKNSGSYQCKSGSNMQMSKAFSLKVLDYFPRASLTIKTGQPVVRPGDSVVLQLDHEEGLQGWKCFVYRAGKTMRIQLRLLNDSVSVVFQTKRLEIPETIFWCSDTNKQLRSNQITVRTSVKDVSLEMYPLPAVVGDSLILKCLAWGTDDISRTIFYQNNAVIQDGIGYTYQISDVKESARGTYKCAATFTHKARTEGQPYNVVSDDQDMFLHAPAIKAFLSANNGLSCSCPLCPNNIYYHWYYKNNGQPWTLLTHNQGFIMPKKSGTYACRAVWNDGRSSLSIGHVYQVPTFIITVVVIVLVIVVLVLVAVFVLIRYKKRHATGRIYEDMPLKSQGEYEMLRKGGQKEGEYDTLHPEAPGRQKKEGEYETLKKEEMTEGEYHTVRMEGAVGGEGGYEALKKEGRKEELYHTLGMEGAAGEGGGYEALKKEGRDKGVYHTLGMEGAAGEGGGYEALKKEGRKEGVYHTLGMEGAAGEMSEEVEKKEKE; encoded by the exons ATGAGGGGGGTCCAACATCTGCTGCTCCTGGCAG TGCTCGCACTTCTGGCAAGATGTCAGCAAAAGCCCCAAG CCGTAGTTTCTATGTCCCCAATACTCACGCAGATCTTCTCTGGGGACTTATTTTTTCTGAGATGTAACAGCAGCACAGATGGGACCAAATGGTACATCAACAACATTGAACAAATGATGACAAACGACACCTGGAAGATAAGCAGTGCCTCACCCAAAAACTCAGGCTCTTATCAATGCAAGAGCGGAAGCAATATGCAAATGAGTAAAGCTTTCTCCCTTAAAGTCCTGG ATTACTTTCCCCGTGCCTCACTCACCATCAAGACAGGCCAGCCAGTGGTGCGGCCCGGCGATTCTGTTGTCCTGCAGCTTGACCATGAAGAGGGTCTGCAGGGATGGAAATGCTTTGTCTATAGGGCAGGGAAGACAATGCGGATTCAGTTGAGGTTGCTGAATGACAGTGTGAGTGTGGTCTTTCAAACCAAGAGACTGGAAATACCGGAGACCATTTTCTGGTGTAGTGATACTAACAAACAACTCAGAAGTAACCAAATCACAGTCAGGACCTCAG tgAAGGACGTTTCGCTGGAAATGTATCCTCTGCCCGCTGTAGTTGGGGACAGTCTGATTCTGAAGTGCCTTGCCTGGGGCACAGATGATATAAGCCGCACTATTTTCTACCAAAACAATGCAGTAATTCAGGACGGTATCGGTTACACCTACCAAATCTCTGATGTGAAAGAATCAGCAAGGGGAACTTATAAGTGTGCAGCCACCTTCACACACAAAGCGCGCACTGAAGGGCAGCCATACAATGTTGTCTCTGATGATCAAGATATGTTTCTCCATG caCCCGCTATAAAGGCATTTCTCTCAGCGAACAATGGCTTGTCATGTTCTTGTCCACTTTGTCCCAATAATATATACTACCATTGGTACTACAAAAATAATGGTCAGCCATGGACACTTTTGACTCACAACCAAGGATTCATAATGCCAAAAAAGAGTGGTACTTATGCATGTAGAGCAGTGTGGAACGACGGGAGGTCTTCTCTCAGCATTGGTCATGTTT aTCAAGTGCCAACATTCATTATAACAGTTGTAGTCATCGTGCTGGTGATTGTGGTTCTAGTTTTAGTAGCTGTTTTTGTTCTCATACGGTATAAGAAGAGACATGCCACAG GACGGATTTACGAGGATATGCCATTGAAGTCACAAGGCGAATATGAAATGTTGCGTAAGGGTGGCCAAAAGGAGGGCGAGTACGACACCCTTCACCCAGAAGCACCAGGCAGACAGAAGAAAGAGGGTGAATATGAGACActgaagaaagaggaaatgacAGAGGGGGAGTACCACACTGTTAGGATGGAGGGGGCAGTTGGTGGAGAGGGAGGGTATGAAGCACtgaagaaagagggaaggaaagaggagCTATACCACACCCTGGGGATGGAGGGGGCAGCAGGAGAAGGGGGGGGATACGAAGCACTGAAGAAAGAGGGAAGGGACAAGGGGGTATACCATACCCTGGGGATGGAGGGGGCAGCAGGAGAAGGGGGGGGATACGAAGCACtgaagaaagagggaaggaaagagggGGTATACCACACCTTGGGAATGGAGGGGGCAGCAGGTGAGATGAGTGAGGAAGtagagaagaaggagaaagagtgA